Within the Ochrobactrum vermis genome, the region TTTATGACCGCAACTGCCGATGAGGACGACCTTTCCCTGCATGTATGCCGTTCACAAAAAAGGCTGTTAGGTGCGGCGGAAAAACTTTGCAAAGAATTGGGATGTGTTCCAGTTCCGACGCTAGACAATTCTAAAGATCAGAGGCCATATCTTAAAATGTTCGGATTCGATTATACTACAAGTTCATCCGAAGAGCAGGCTGAAAAGGAACTTCTCACAATATTTGATTGTTTCTTCAAAATATACGATTCCGAGACAGATTTGTAATCGCCATACACCTCAATCGAACTGAAAGTAAGATGCGACTTTGTTCCGGAAGATGTGGCCGTTCAAAACAAACTTGCCTGCGCTTCCTTATTGTCATTGCTTGGTGTGAGGTCGATCAGATCCGCATCGGGCAAGGGCTTTTGCATTTCCTTGGCTTCATCCCATGGAGCGCGTAGCCAGGTGTCTATTTCCTCCGTAGTGCGGAGAATGACTGGCATTGCCTTTGGATGGATCGGTTTCACCACGGCGTTTGGCTCGGTCGTGAGAAACCCGAAGATATCGACCTCTACCGGCCCCTCTTTCTTCTTCCTCACGCCTTTCCAACCGGTCCAGATGCCAGCGAATGCGAAAAGCGGCTTCTCTTCATTGAGAGCGAACCAGTGAAGCGGCTTTCGTTTGGTCTTCGGGTCCGGTTCCTGCCCATATTCGGAAAAGGAAGTGGCTGGAACGACGCAACGGCTTTCAACGCCCTG harbors:
- a CDS encoding SOS response-associated peptidase, which encodes MCNLYNLTTAHEAMRRLFPKFGDVTNRVDPQLDVYPDYPAPVLRNIKGDEPELAMLRWGMPTPPMYVKGEADGGVTNIRNLTSPHWRRWQGVESRCVVPATSFSEYGQEPDPKTKRKPLHWFALNEEKPLFAFAGIWTGWKGVRKKKEGPVEVDIFGFLTTEPNAVVKPIHPKAMPVILRTTEEIDTWLRAPWDEAKEMQKPLPDADLIDLTPSNDNKEAQASLF